A window of Cohnella herbarum contains these coding sequences:
- a CDS encoding response regulator transcription factor, with protein MHKVLLVDDENLVIKSLEAGIDWKKSGFSVIGKANNGVKALQMVKDLKPHVVFTDIRMPGISGLELIKKIKELDSTVQIIVISGYAEFAYVQKSLNYGVLGYCLKPFDDHEIETLLHTAAKAIEEIKHKREGHLLDLIEEIPNEQTQSAFKKILSDEGITADNLHVVVTLGKGKPIITENARSIAIHVGSAKSSYIVQSLNRESIASTVASPLPEGTLGIGIAQAELDMNGIMKAMEKATLKAWDFFIHGRKDIFVDPEQSNEIRANQLLKQLEKAIAKKDSRLLRATLDEMLESENRQCLSILHALKIYNLVYFHASADPSNTPEEDYIFSKEQLYHLFHSFESMIESLKDFLIDIDKPPEEQTENKTTNASLREVLKYINENYKSDISIQSISKSFYLNPNYLSQLFKRELEVTFTEYVTKVRLQEAKSLLQTTGLSIGEIAENIGFRDYFYFIRTFKRHTQQTPKQYRNKDKQGMGGKAHLKLRLEERM; from the coding sequence ATGCATAAAGTACTGCTGGTCGACGATGAAAACCTGGTCATTAAGAGCCTTGAAGCCGGAATCGATTGGAAGAAGTCGGGCTTCAGCGTCATAGGGAAAGCCAATAACGGCGTCAAGGCGTTGCAGATGGTTAAAGATTTGAAGCCTCATGTTGTCTTCACGGATATTCGGATGCCTGGGATCTCCGGCTTAGAATTAATTAAAAAAATCAAGGAACTGGACAGTACCGTTCAAATTATCGTCATTAGCGGTTATGCCGAGTTCGCTTACGTACAGAAATCATTGAATTACGGCGTATTAGGGTATTGCCTCAAACCGTTCGACGATCATGAAATCGAGACGCTGCTCCACACGGCCGCAAAAGCGATCGAAGAAATCAAGCACAAGCGCGAGGGGCATCTGCTTGATTTGATCGAAGAAATACCGAACGAGCAGACCCAATCGGCTTTTAAGAAAATATTGTCCGACGAAGGGATTACCGCCGACAACCTTCATGTCGTCGTTACTCTCGGCAAAGGAAAACCGATCATTACCGAGAACGCGAGATCTATCGCCATCCATGTCGGCAGCGCCAAAAGCAGCTATATCGTTCAAAGCCTTAACCGGGAATCGATCGCAAGCACGGTAGCCTCTCCTCTTCCAGAGGGAACTCTGGGGATCGGAATCGCTCAAGCGGAACTCGATATGAACGGGATTATGAAAGCCATGGAGAAGGCTACTCTCAAAGCTTGGGATTTCTTCATTCACGGCCGTAAGGATATCTTCGTCGATCCGGAACAATCCAATGAAATCAGGGCGAATCAATTGCTGAAACAGCTCGAAAAAGCGATCGCCAAGAAGGACTCTCGTCTATTGCGAGCTACGCTTGACGAGATGCTCGAATCGGAGAACAGGCAATGCCTAAGCATCCTTCACGCGCTTAAAATCTATAACCTAGTGTATTTCCACGCATCGGCGGACCCTTCTAATACGCCGGAAGAGGATTATATTTTCAGCAAAGAGCAGCTCTACCACCTGTTCCATAGCTTCGAGTCGATGATCGAGAGCTTGAAGGATTTCCTGATCGATATCGACAAGCCCCCGGAGGAGCAAACGGAAAACAAGACGACGAATGCCAGCCTAAGGGAAGTCCTGAAATATATAAACGAAAACTACAAAAGCGATATTTCCATCCAGAGCATATCGAAAAGCTTCTATTTGAACCCCAATTATCTCAGTCAGCTGTTCAAGCGGGAGCTCGAGGTTACGTTCACGGAGTATGTCACGAAAGTACGCTTGCAGGAAGCCAAAAGCTTGCTCCAAACGACGGGCCTATCCATCGGAGAAATCGCGGAGAACATCGGATTCAGGGATTATTTTTACTTCATTAGAACGTTCAAAAGACATACGCAGCAGACGCCCAAACAATATCGGAATAAAGACAAGCAAGGAATGGGCGGCAAAGCTCATCTTAAGCTACGTCTGGAGGAACGAATGTGA
- a CDS encoding extracellular solute-binding protein, which produces MNRTKMKMKLLPALLAIVLLSTMTLSCSRSEPRPDQTTKALTPNEMQRQSEHMEISVALWDLAENMTSYDPLVEQLEQKLNITIKPVPIGVANYVQQIQMWASSGQLPDIFSVDAVNSQYYRNWRDRGVIQSLPSDLSAYPYLEQYLDFPDLQDLKDDGKLYFIPRQTFDSTDYNVLDRIVIYRWDLAQQAGITKEPETWEEFRALLKAIVDNDPENKKITGLTSVGNLLLGGLFWLYSSPAATSDGSGSDFKWIKEDGKYIPAVFSKHSIESLKLLRDFYTSGLIDPDLPVTRGDMGRDKFAQGEAAALITAGGSMQAVDINIYKERWLKLHPDENAFYDKVKILKPLKAMDGNRYHAIFKTFWSESYISSKVDAKKMERILQLFDYMNSPEFLEMRRFGLKDVDYTKIDDKITVIDPSQSVLTKYKPFSSLANLLHWDGMFKLNPEFAGISPAAHEAQRELIDYSMKMTVKQDYDIRLTKMSTPTKDSFTIFDSDDMVRVMISKLPVEVIWQDIIDGYKAKGLDRMIEEVNAKAKEMGIE; this is translated from the coding sequence GTGAATAGGACCAAGATGAAGATGAAGCTTCTGCCCGCTCTCTTGGCGATCGTGCTCCTCTCTACCATGACGCTAAGCTGCAGCCGTTCCGAGCCTCGTCCGGATCAAACGACCAAAGCGTTAACTCCGAATGAAATGCAGAGACAATCCGAGCATATGGAAATATCGGTCGCGTTGTGGGACCTGGCGGAAAATATGACGAGCTACGATCCGTTAGTCGAACAACTGGAGCAGAAGCTTAACATTACGATCAAACCCGTACCGATCGGGGTAGCTAACTACGTGCAACAAATTCAGATGTGGGCTTCATCGGGCCAGCTTCCCGATATTTTTTCCGTAGATGCGGTGAATTCCCAATATTATCGAAATTGGCGGGATCGCGGCGTCATCCAATCGTTGCCGAGCGATCTGTCCGCTTACCCTTACCTCGAACAATATTTGGATTTTCCGGATCTGCAGGACCTTAAGGACGACGGCAAGCTTTATTTTATTCCGCGCCAAACGTTCGATAGCACCGATTATAATGTCTTGGATCGAATCGTCATCTACAGATGGGATCTTGCTCAGCAAGCAGGCATAACGAAGGAGCCCGAGACGTGGGAAGAATTCAGGGCGCTGCTGAAGGCTATCGTCGACAACGATCCCGAAAATAAGAAAATTACCGGACTGACTAGCGTAGGCAATTTGTTGCTCGGCGGGCTGTTCTGGCTGTACAGCTCTCCGGCGGCAACAAGCGATGGAAGCGGAAGCGACTTCAAATGGATCAAGGAGGACGGAAAATATATTCCCGCGGTTTTCTCCAAACACTCGATCGAATCTTTGAAATTGCTTAGAGATTTCTATACCTCGGGATTGATCGATCCCGATCTGCCGGTTACGCGTGGCGATATGGGAAGAGACAAGTTCGCCCAAGGCGAAGCAGCCGCTTTAATTACGGCAGGCGGTTCGATGCAAGCGGTCGATATTAACATTTACAAGGAACGTTGGCTGAAGCTCCATCCCGACGAGAACGCTTTTTACGATAAAGTCAAAATTCTGAAGCCCTTGAAAGCGATGGACGGTAACCGGTATCATGCGATCTTCAAAACGTTCTGGTCCGAAAGCTACATTTCCTCGAAAGTCGATGCCAAGAAAATGGAGCGGATTTTGCAATTGTTCGACTATATGAACTCGCCCGAATTTCTGGAGATGAGACGTTTCGGATTGAAGGACGTGGATTACACCAAAATCGACGATAAAATTACGGTCATCGATCCTTCGCAGAGCGTGCTGACGAAATACAAACCTTTCTCCTCGCTCGCTAATCTGCTGCATTGGGACGGTATGTTTAAGCTGAATCCCGAGTTTGCGGGGATTTCGCCCGCCGCTCACGAAGCCCAACGGGAACTGATCGATTACTCCATGAAAATGACGGTCAAACAGGATTACGATATTCGCTTAACAAAAATGTCCACTCCGACTAAAGACAGCTTCACGATCTTCGACAGCGACGACATGGTCAGAGTGATGATCAGCAAACTACCGGTCGAGGTGATCTGGCAGGATATCATTGACGGTTATAAGGCTAAGGGACTCGATAGAATGATCGAGGAAGTGAATGCTAAGGCTAAGGAGATGGGCATTGAATAG